The genomic stretch AGGGGGTCCTATATACTGAAGACATCTTAAATTTAAAGCAAAGTATGAAGGGGCAAACTGATTTCTTGCACCAATTATTCTATTTTAGGCACAAAATATAACCAGTAACGAAATTGGGTCCAACCAAAAACTGGTTTATGAATAAGATCGCACCGAATCGATTATAATGTGAAATAATGACTATTTAGATCTCGAGTCACCGATTGGGAATCCTACAGAAATTAGTATGCATTTTATGCTATAGAACAAATGAAATTCTTTTCTATTCTGCATTCCATCAATTATGAATAAAGCATTCATGCATCTCTTGGGATCTATCTTTATAGAGCCAATCAGATTAACACCCGCCTATAATTGActcgtttgtttgttgcacAATTTTATTCATTTCATGGTACACAATTCTCATGTTCGCTGGTTTCAATTCATTTAGATCTAGTAAGAGGAAAGTAGTAGAAAAAGCTAATagataataattatttatattaagaTACGATGGCTGACTTATGAAGTTTCTTATATCGTTTCAAAATGCAGTATTTCGTTAGAAATGTGTTCATTAGGTGTGGAAATTTTGAGCTTATGCTGCAGTCTTGATGATAGAGTGATGGGAGAGAAGACCGCTCTAGAGCTCATCCTTGACATCATCATCCAGATCAATGTCGCTCAGATCGATGTCCTCTTCGGTGGGTAGCTGGCCATCCTTGCCATCCCAGGGATCGACGCTGGCAATCGTGGGCTTCTTGGCGCCACGCACGGGAGCCGTGTGACCGCGTCCGTATGAGATGTCGCGTAGGAACTCGTTGATGCCGTCCTTGGAGAAGGAGCCCTTCAGCACTGAGAACTTCATTTTCTTGAAATTAACTACTGCCAGAGCGGGATAGCCAAAGCCTCCAACTTCCAGGGACTCCTCCAGAGCCGGCTGCTGGCCACCCTcagcccaggcccagccccaCAGCTTCTGCTTGTACTTATCGCCCAGGGTACGCAGTGTGGCGAGGAACTTGTTGCGGCACTTGGCATCGCAGTCTAGAATGTGTGGCAGAATAGAGATAATGCACAGGGGCTTGCCCTCGCAGGTGCTATCTAGGGTGGATTCGCTGGTGATTTCCACCAGCTCGGGAGCGGGCACATTCTCCGTATGCTTGTCACTGGCCCAGCTGACGATGTCCGAGGCTGTGCGTCCGCCCTGATATTCCTGAGCATCGCTGGCACTCTTCGAGCCGGCAGCGAAGAACTTGATTGTCGGATAACCGCGAACATTGTACTCGGCCGCCTTGCTCTGGTGGGCGGTGGCGTCCAAGGCGCCCAGCTTCACCTTGCCCTTGAGCTCCTTGGCAGCCTTGGCCCATTCGGGTGCCAGATTTTTGCAATGTCCGCACCACGGGGCGAAGAACTCCACCAGCCAAATGTCATCGGAGTTGAGCACCAGCTTGTCGAAGTTATCTTCGGTTAGTTCAATGACATCATCATCGCTGGATGAGCTGCttccgccaccgccgccgctgcttcCGCCGCCCAGAGCTGCTTGCACCTTCTTCTTTACCTCGGCAAGAGCCGCCTCCGCAATTGCCTTAGCTGTGCGCTGGCCATTAAAGTCCGTGGGCGAACGCTTGTTGCTGCCAAAGATCTTGATGGTGGGAAAGCCACGTACTCCGAACTGGCCGCTGAGGGTGCTGTCGGAATCGGCATTGACGGAGCCCACCTTGACGACGCCCTTTAGGGCTTTGGCCAACTTCTTATACTCCGGCACCAAAGACTGGCAGTGGCCGCACCACGGGGCATAGAATTCCACAATCCAGACGGCATCATCTTGCACGACTTCGCGATCGAAATTGGAGGGCGTCAACTCCACGACGCCATCGGAGGGCGAATAGAAGGCATTGACACTGCCGCTGGCAATGaatgccaacaacaaaaggctCGCTGTGTGGGGGTGTATTGTATGTTTATGATATCCATTTGAGATATTCCAAAGAAATGTTGTACTTACACAGCTGTCTCATtgcttttcttcttctttagATGGAATATGCCGGTCTTAGCTTACGTGTCCCTAAAGTTGTACTTAACGTAGGATTCTATTGGCACTTTTCGGTTGTGCTTATCAAACCAATGCTCCGTTGCCTATTAATCACTTCTTTAAGAAATACGTGTAGAATGCGAGGcgtcttttatattttttttttatttaccaCGTCACTACCACTACCGATAAAATATAGCGATGAAAATCTAACTTAACCCACTTAGACCCCCTCTGTTTAAACGGGTGACCAACGGGAAAATCCATCCCCTATCCAACCTCTTTAAAACGTCAAccatttcaaaatataccataatatatattttgtgttcCAAGTTGCATCATATTCcatcgtttttgatattcggttgaatattaccagctagcTAAGACCCTCAGCTCTGAACTTATTATTTTAACCGACTACTACATCAATTTCCCACAAGACTTGTTAACTTTAAGTTCTCATCTTTATtggattgtttataaaataaggtttaaatAAAACAGGCCcactaaattaatttcctaCACAATTTCCTAACTACGCATACTAACTACATTTTCATGTAGTTATCAAAGGCGACACCTGAGGGGGAAATATGTACGTTCAAAAATGTTTGGCCgttttttttccatataagcCCCATGGAAGCGCCACTGTGAAAAACCTCCGTTACCCAATTTTTTACATGCCCTTTTTTCCGACATTTTCGAAAAAATCCCAATTTTGATGGCAAACGATCGGGAATTCGATGCTCATCACGAATCAGTATTCGATGTGGCCTGGGACACGGCTCTAAGTGGTATTTCTACACGGTTTTTACATTGGTGCATTGGCACAAGAGGGTGAATCTAATGACGCGTCTTAAAAAAGCGCCACCTCGTTATTGCTACGCACCATGCACACGCATTCGACGCCTACAATTTGACATTCACAGTTTGTTTATTAGAACAAGTTGGCATGCCCGACcattcaaacaaaaatagcGGCATAGAATGCAttattttgcattaaaatgGAGAAAAATAAGCGCAGAAGTTCGGTGAGTGTATAAACTACATCTAATATATTACTATATTCCCACTCGTGTCTGTGTTTCAACaattttacataaatattttcagtTGCGGCAGCCGCCAGCCAGAGATGACGATcagacagcggcagcggggaCGCAGAATTGCGTGCTCAAGCGTCGCATCAGCTTTAGTGGCAAGAAGTCCGTGAGGTAAGTGTACAATCGTTTGATTCATTTAATTTACTGAAATAATACTGTACTGCTTCACAGAGAGTTCGTGAATACGGAGGAGCCTCACTATTGGGAAGACTCCTACGAATTATCGGATTGCACCAATGGCGAAGACAACAGCAGAGAGAAGGCGTCAAAAGCTGGCCCCAGCCAGCAGGCCCCGACAGCGGACAAAGAGAATATACCCCTGCAGTTTGAACATGCAAGCACCAGAATCGATATGACGTTGAACCTGCGGACGAGCATCGATGTGCCCATGTTTCCATGTGAAAAGAATCGCAATCGCCCCAATTGTTCGGTGCCCCGCGAGTCGCTGTTTGCCGAgagtttctctctctcttcgatGGGGCGGGACAAGCTAAAGGATACGCTGTACAGCCATCGAATCACGGACAAGACCATAGATCTGATGCAGATCTCATCCAAAGTTAGGGAAGACTGCTCGTTTGAGTTGTCCTCGTTTGAAATGGAACATATGAAAACACAACCAACGAAATCTGTGGGTGATTCCTTTATGGACATCACGCCACTGGGATATACTGGCCCAGTTactcctgcagctgctgcagtccCCGTCCCAGCAGAAAAGGAGAATGTTGATCCTGTTCAGAAATTGGTGCATATGGAGGTGGAAGAGGGCCAAAAGGAGATCCAGAGGCAGGAAGATATATCCTTTGACTGCGACATGAATGGTTGGTTTCTTTTGCTTACTCTCTTCCTTTGAACAGCTCTTAATGTGGAAACATTTGCACTCTTGCAGATTCCGATGCCAGAGACCGACTGCCGTCACATGGCTTCTTTCAGACAGAGCCCAACAATAGTACCATCAACTACCTGGGAGACGAGTCTGTTCTCATTCCATTCGACATGATTTCTGGGGAAAACATCAGCAAGAAGCTGAACTTTCGTCAACTGAACGATGACCTGGAAGCGGGAAAGATTAAGGTCTTTGCGAACGGCCCCAGGACCCCGTGCACAGACCGCAAGGCCAAGCAGAAGAGGTTCTGGCATGGCCTAGATGaggatcaggatcaggatcCAATGGACATCAACATAAGGAGCATCAAGCCGCGCGCAACTTTAAATTTCAGTGAGAATATGACCATGTCCCCCTTGGCACAAACAGCGCCAGTAACAGTAGCGGCAGTAGCAGAGCCGTTGCCGCGGGAAAAGCTAAAGATACCGGATGATAAGCGCAAGTATCGGGTCTCGCAGGCGGATGAGATGATGCTGGACAACACGAACTTCCTGGCACATGCCAAATTGGGCGATGAGACCCAATCTCGCAATAGTTCCAAGGTCTTATCGAGGAGAGAGTCTACGTATGAAAGCTCGGAGCTCGATTTGGGAACGCCCAAGAggaacagcagctgcagacaGGACTTCCAGCCATCCACCATGCAGGAGGCACCATCGAAGCATTCCAAGCCCAGACAGACCATTCATATGCCTGTGGAAATGGAGCAGGATATGTTTCGTTTGGAAgaagctgctgccgccgccatcCCTCCAGGGCgcacctcctcctctgccaGACTTACCATCAGCCAGAACGAGTCCATGGACCAGGGAAATATTGTCGACGAGAAAGCCACAGCCATC from Drosophila pseudoobscura strain MV-25-SWS-2005 chromosome 4, UCI_Dpse_MV25, whole genome shotgun sequence encodes the following:
- the CaBP1 gene encoding protein disulfide-isomerase A6 homolog, which produces MRQLSSLLLLAFIASGSVNAFYSPSDGVVELTPSNFDREVVQDDAVWIVEFYAPWCGHCQSLVPEYKKLAKALKGVVKVGSVNADSDSTLSGQFGVRGFPTIKIFGSNKRSPTDFNGQRTAKAIAEAALAEVKKKVQAALGGGSSGGGGGSSSSSDDDVIELTEDNFDKLVLNSDDIWLVEFFAPWCGHCKNLAPEWAKAAKELKGKVKLGALDATAHQSKAAEYNVRGYPTIKFFAAGSKSASDAQEYQGGRTASDIVSWASDKHTENVPAPELVEITSESTLDSTCEGKPLCIISILPHILDCDAKCRNKFLATLRTLGDKYKQKLWGWAWAEGGQQPALEESLEVGGFGYPALAVVNFKKMKFSVLKGSFSKDGINEFLRDISYGRGHTAPVRGAKKPTIASVDPWDGKDGQLPTEEDIDLSDIDLDDDVKDEL